A region from the Mustela erminea isolate mMusErm1 chromosome 2, mMusErm1.Pri, whole genome shotgun sequence genome encodes:
- the FAM160B2 gene encoding protein FAM160B2 isoform X4, with amino-acid sequence MLSRLGALLQEAVGAREPSIDLLEAFVEHWKGITHYYIESTDENTPAKKTDIPWRLKQMLDILVYEERQQTAAGEAGPCLEYLLQHKILETLCTLGKAEYPPGMRQQVFQFFSKILAQVQHPLLHYLNVHRPVQKLLRLGGTVPGSQTEKEEVQFTTVLCSKIQQDPALFTYILEVSTSGKKMVSRKKSSKEPTTLPREAASVQDKDHARSKAPDMSPCGARALSSQLPAETEEPEGVVGESTLITALIGLCKSKKGRVALKAQENLLLLVSVASPAAATYLVQSSPCCRVVAEHLCQLYQSLPPFLDPADIAALEGISWRLPSAPSDEASFPGKEALAAFLGWFDYCDHLITEAHTVVAEALAKAVAEKFFVEILQPHLLHVSEQSVLTSTALLTAMLRQLRSPVLLREAVAFLLGTDPQPAAPDDGPCTLCAHLIGHCDHLSDEISITTLRLFEELLQKPHEQVIHGLVLCNLEGRHYVARGSPEPESYEDTLDLEEDPYFTDGFLNSSFQPSTKPPPAPATNSDGKTAVTEIVNSFLCLVPEEAKTSAFLEETGYDTYVHDAYGLVLPAPAKSLESILPPWFPRSSGAS; translated from the exons ATGCTGAGCCGGCTCGGGGCGCTGCTGCAGGAGGCCGTGGGGGCG CGGGAGCCCAGCATTGACCTGCTGGAGGCCTTCGTGGAGCACTGGAAGGGTATCACGCACTACTACATTGAAAGTACAG ATGAAAACACCCCCGCCAAGAAAACGGATATCCCCTGGCGGCTGAAGCAGATGCTGGACATCCTGGTGTACGAGGAGAGGCAGCAGACGGCAGCTGGCGAGGCTGGGCCCTGTCTGGAGTACCTACTGCAGCACAAAATCCTGGAGACCCTGTGCACACTGGGCAAGGCTGAG TACCCCCCAGGGATGCGACAGCAGGTGTTCCAGTTCTTCAGCAAGATTCTGGCCCAGGTACAGCACCCCCTCCTGCATTACCTCAACGTCCACAGGCCTGTGCAG AAGCTTCTCCGACTTGGTGGGACAGTTCCTGGATCCCAAACAGAAAAGGAGGAGGTACAGTTCACCACCGTGCTCTGCTCCAAGATCCAACAGGACCCAGCCCTGTTCACCTACATCCTGGAAGTGAGCACCTCT GGCAAAAAGATGGTCAGTAGGAAGAAGTCATCCAAAGAGCCCACCACCCTGCCTAGAGAGGCCGCCAGTGTGCAGGACAAGGACCACGCCCGCAGCAAGGCTCCTGACATGAGTCCGTGCGGAGCCCGGGCCTTGAGCTCACAGCTGCCTGCTGAGACAGAGGAGCCAGAAGGAGTGGTTGGGGAAAGCACCCTCATCACCGCCCTGATCGGGCTGTGCAAGAGCAAG AAAGGTCGGGTGGCTCTGAAGGCGCAGGAGAACCTGCTGCTCCTGGTAAGTGTGGCTTCACCTGCCGCTGCCACCTACCTGGTGCAGAGCAGCCCTTGTTGCCGTGTTGTCGCCGAGCACCTCTGCCAGCTATACcagtccctgccccccttcctggACCCAGCGGACATTGCTGCACTAGAGGGCATCAGCTGGAG GTTGCCCAGTGCCCCATCCGATGAAGCTTCCTTCCCTGGCAAGGAGGCCTTGGCTGCCTTTTTGGGCTGGTTTGATTACTGTGACCACCTCATCACAGAGGCACATACG GTGGTTGCCGAGGCCTTGGCAAAGGCTGTGGCTGAGAAGTTTTTCGTGGAGATTCTGCAGCCCCACCTCCTGCATGT CTCTGAGCAGAGTGTCCTGACCTCCACCGCCTTGCTCACGGCCATGCTGCGTCAGCTCCGCTCCCCTGTGCTGCTGCGAGAGGCTGTGGCTTTCCTCCTGGGCACAGACCCACAGCCTGCAGCCCCTGACGACGGCCCCTGCACTCTGTGTGCTCACCTCATCGGGCACTGCGACCACCTCTCGGACGAG ATCAGCATCACCACCCTGCGGTTATTCGAGGAGCTGCTGCAGAAGCCGCATGAGCAGGTCATCCACGGCCTGGTCCTGTGCAACCTGGAGGGCCGCCATTATGTGGCCCGGGGCTCACCCGAGCCCGAGAGCTACGAGGACACCCT AGATCTGGAGGAAGACCCCTACTTCACAGACGGCTTCCTCAACTCCAGCTTTCAGCCCTCCACaaagcctcccccagcccctgccaccaACTCAGATGGCAAAACAGCAGTGACTGAGATCGTCAACAG tttcctctgccTGGTTCCTGAGGAAGCCAAGACCTCGGCTTTCCTGGAAGAGACCGGATATGACACATACGTCCACGATGCTTATGGACTG GTGCTCCCTGCTCCGGCCAAGAGCCTCGAGTCCATCCTTCCTCCGTGGTTCCCTCGGTCTTCGGGAGCCTCCTGA
- the NUDT18 gene encoding 8-oxo-dGDP phosphatase NUDT18 isoform X1 has product MASEGLAGALAAVLGGQGLSVHSCDSEPAGEPLAPVRLRKDVCYVVLAVFLNEQDEVLLIQEAKKECRGSWYLPAGRMEPGETIVEALQREVKEEAGLHCEPLTLLSVEERGPSWIRFVFLARATGGILKTSKEADAESLQAGWYPRTSLPTPLRAQDILHLVELAAQYRQQARHPLLLPQELPCSLVCQRLVATFTSVQTVWVLVGRGGMPHLPITACGFTPMEQRGGIKMAILRLLQECLTLHHLAVETKGLLGLQHLGKDNADGICLNMLVTVAFRNPGMQSEPPKVRGENFFWWKVMEEDLQSQLLQRLQESSVVPVNR; this is encoded by the exons ATGGCCTCGGAGGGCCTGGCGGGGGCGCTGGCGGCGGTGTTAGGGGGCCAGGGGCTGAGTGTGCACAGCTGCGACTCGGAGCCGGCCGGGGAGCCCCTGGCGCCTGTGCGGCTGCGGAAGGACGTCTGCTACGTGGTGCTGGCCGTGTTCCTCAACGAGCAG gATGAGGTGCTACTGATCCAGGAGGCCAAGAAAGAGTGCCGTGGGTCTTGGTACCTACCCGCAGGGAGAATGGAGCCTGGGGAGACCATCGTGGAGGCACTGCAAAGGGAGGTGAAGGAGGAGGCCGGGCTGCACTGTGAGCCTCTGACATTGCTGTCTGTGGAGGAGCGGGGCCCCTCCTGGATCCGCTTTGTGTTCCTCGCTCGAGCCACGG GTGGAATTCTGAAGACTTCCAAGGAGGCGGATGCAGAGTCCCTGCAGGCTGGCTGGTACCCACGAACCTCCCTACCCACTCCACTGCGAGCTCAGGACATTCTGCACCTGGTAGAGCTGGCTGCCCAGTACCGGCAGCAAGCCAGGcaccctcttcttctgccccaggAGCTTCCCTGCAGTCTGGTCTGCCAGCGGCTCGTGGCCACCTTTACAAGCGTCCAGACAGTGTGGGTGTTGGTGGGCAGAGGGGGGATGCCTCACTTGCCCATCACTGCCTGCGGCTTCACTCCCATGGAGCAAAGGGGTGGCATCAAGATGGCCATCCTGCGGCTGCTACAGGAGTGCCTCACCCTGCACCACTTGGCGGTGGAGACCAAGGGGTTGCTTGGACTGCAGCACCTGGGCAAAGACAATGCAGATGGCATCTGCTTGAATATGCTGGTGACTGTGGCTTTTCGGAACCCAGGGATGCAGAGTGAGCCCCCAAAGGTTCGGGGTGAGAACTTTTTCTGGTGGAAGGTGATGGAGGAAGACCTACAAAGCCAGCTCTTACAGAGGCTTCAGGAATCATCTGTTGTCCCAGTCAACAGATAG
- the NUDT18 gene encoding 8-oxo-dGDP phosphatase NUDT18 isoform X2 — protein sequence MQRGLHCRARQPRPPAHKGQLPGELDRLRRAPDEVLLIQEAKKECRGSWYLPAGRMEPGETIVEALQREVKEEAGLHCEPLTLLSVEERGPSWIRFVFLARATGGILKTSKEADAESLQAGWYPRTSLPTPLRAQDILHLVELAAQYRQQARHPLLLPQELPCSLVCQRLVATFTSVQTVWVLVGRGGMPHLPITACGFTPMEQRGGIKMAILRLLQECLTLHHLAVETKGLLGLQHLGKDNADGICLNMLVTVAFRNPGMQSEPPKVRGENFFWWKVMEEDLQSQLLQRLQESSVVPVNR from the exons ATGCAAAGAGGGCTACATTGCAGAGCAAGACAGCCGCGACCCCCGGCACACAAGGGCCAACTCCCTGGAGAGCTCGACCGTTTGAGGCGTGCACCA gATGAGGTGCTACTGATCCAGGAGGCCAAGAAAGAGTGCCGTGGGTCTTGGTACCTACCCGCAGGGAGAATGGAGCCTGGGGAGACCATCGTGGAGGCACTGCAAAGGGAGGTGAAGGAGGAGGCCGGGCTGCACTGTGAGCCTCTGACATTGCTGTCTGTGGAGGAGCGGGGCCCCTCCTGGATCCGCTTTGTGTTCCTCGCTCGAGCCACGG GTGGAATTCTGAAGACTTCCAAGGAGGCGGATGCAGAGTCCCTGCAGGCTGGCTGGTACCCACGAACCTCCCTACCCACTCCACTGCGAGCTCAGGACATTCTGCACCTGGTAGAGCTGGCTGCCCAGTACCGGCAGCAAGCCAGGcaccctcttcttctgccccaggAGCTTCCCTGCAGTCTGGTCTGCCAGCGGCTCGTGGCCACCTTTACAAGCGTCCAGACAGTGTGGGTGTTGGTGGGCAGAGGGGGGATGCCTCACTTGCCCATCACTGCCTGCGGCTTCACTCCCATGGAGCAAAGGGGTGGCATCAAGATGGCCATCCTGCGGCTGCTACAGGAGTGCCTCACCCTGCACCACTTGGCGGTGGAGACCAAGGGGTTGCTTGGACTGCAGCACCTGGGCAAAGACAATGCAGATGGCATCTGCTTGAATATGCTGGTGACTGTGGCTTTTCGGAACCCAGGGATGCAGAGTGAGCCCCCAAAGGTTCGGGGTGAGAACTTTTTCTGGTGGAAGGTGATGGAGGAAGACCTACAAAGCCAGCTCTTACAGAGGCTTCAGGAATCATCTGTTGTCCCAGTCAACAGATAG
- the FAM160B2 gene encoding protein FAM160B2 isoform X2, with protein MLSRLGALLQEAVGAREPSIDLLEAFVEHWKGITHYYIESTDENTPAKKTDIPWRLKQMLDILVYEERQQTAAGEAGPCLEYLLQHKILETLCTLGKAEYPPGMRQQVFQFFSKILAQVQHPLLHYLNVHRPVQKLLRLGGTVPGSQTEKEEVQFTTVLCSKIQQDPALFTYILEVSTSGKKMVSRKKSSKEPTTLPREAASVQDKDHARSKAPDMSPCGARALSSQLPAETEEPEGVVGESTLITALIGLCKSKKGRVALKAQENLLLLVSVASPAAATYLVQSSPCCRVVAEHLCQLYQSLPPFLDPADIAALEGISWRLPSAPSDEASFPGKEALAAFLGWFDYCDHLITEAHTVVAEALAKAVAEKFFVEILQPHLLHVSEQSVLTSTALLTAMLRQLRSPVLLREAVAFLLGTDPQPAAPDDGPCTLCAHLIGHCDHLSDEISITTLRLFEELLQKPHEQVIHGLVLCNLEGRHYVARGSPEPESYEDTLDLEEDPYFTDGFLNSSFQPSTKPPPAPATNSDGKTAVTEIVNSFLCLVPEEAKTSAFLEETGYDTYVHDAYGLFQECSSRVAPWGWPLGPTPLDPHEPERPFFEGHFLRMLFDRMSRILEQPYSLNLQVTSVLSRLALFPHPLIHEYLLDPYINLAPGCRSLFSVLVRVIGDLMQRIQRVPQFSGKLLLVRKQLMGQVPGEQNTQAAPGITSQWDCSCWLRSWAR; from the exons ATGCTGAGCCGGCTCGGGGCGCTGCTGCAGGAGGCCGTGGGGGCG CGGGAGCCCAGCATTGACCTGCTGGAGGCCTTCGTGGAGCACTGGAAGGGTATCACGCACTACTACATTGAAAGTACAG ATGAAAACACCCCCGCCAAGAAAACGGATATCCCCTGGCGGCTGAAGCAGATGCTGGACATCCTGGTGTACGAGGAGAGGCAGCAGACGGCAGCTGGCGAGGCTGGGCCCTGTCTGGAGTACCTACTGCAGCACAAAATCCTGGAGACCCTGTGCACACTGGGCAAGGCTGAG TACCCCCCAGGGATGCGACAGCAGGTGTTCCAGTTCTTCAGCAAGATTCTGGCCCAGGTACAGCACCCCCTCCTGCATTACCTCAACGTCCACAGGCCTGTGCAG AAGCTTCTCCGACTTGGTGGGACAGTTCCTGGATCCCAAACAGAAAAGGAGGAGGTACAGTTCACCACCGTGCTCTGCTCCAAGATCCAACAGGACCCAGCCCTGTTCACCTACATCCTGGAAGTGAGCACCTCT GGCAAAAAGATGGTCAGTAGGAAGAAGTCATCCAAAGAGCCCACCACCCTGCCTAGAGAGGCCGCCAGTGTGCAGGACAAGGACCACGCCCGCAGCAAGGCTCCTGACATGAGTCCGTGCGGAGCCCGGGCCTTGAGCTCACAGCTGCCTGCTGAGACAGAGGAGCCAGAAGGAGTGGTTGGGGAAAGCACCCTCATCACCGCCCTGATCGGGCTGTGCAAGAGCAAG AAAGGTCGGGTGGCTCTGAAGGCGCAGGAGAACCTGCTGCTCCTGGTAAGTGTGGCTTCACCTGCCGCTGCCACCTACCTGGTGCAGAGCAGCCCTTGTTGCCGTGTTGTCGCCGAGCACCTCTGCCAGCTATACcagtccctgccccccttcctggACCCAGCGGACATTGCTGCACTAGAGGGCATCAGCTGGAG GTTGCCCAGTGCCCCATCCGATGAAGCTTCCTTCCCTGGCAAGGAGGCCTTGGCTGCCTTTTTGGGCTGGTTTGATTACTGTGACCACCTCATCACAGAGGCACATACG GTGGTTGCCGAGGCCTTGGCAAAGGCTGTGGCTGAGAAGTTTTTCGTGGAGATTCTGCAGCCCCACCTCCTGCATGT CTCTGAGCAGAGTGTCCTGACCTCCACCGCCTTGCTCACGGCCATGCTGCGTCAGCTCCGCTCCCCTGTGCTGCTGCGAGAGGCTGTGGCTTTCCTCCTGGGCACAGACCCACAGCCTGCAGCCCCTGACGACGGCCCCTGCACTCTGTGTGCTCACCTCATCGGGCACTGCGACCACCTCTCGGACGAG ATCAGCATCACCACCCTGCGGTTATTCGAGGAGCTGCTGCAGAAGCCGCATGAGCAGGTCATCCACGGCCTGGTCCTGTGCAACCTGGAGGGCCGCCATTATGTGGCCCGGGGCTCACCCGAGCCCGAGAGCTACGAGGACACCCT AGATCTGGAGGAAGACCCCTACTTCACAGACGGCTTCCTCAACTCCAGCTTTCAGCCCTCCACaaagcctcccccagcccctgccaccaACTCAGATGGCAAAACAGCAGTGACTGAGATCGTCAACAG tttcctctgccTGGTTCCTGAGGAAGCCAAGACCTCGGCTTTCCTGGAAGAGACCGGATATGACACATACGTCCACGATGCTTATGGACTG TTCCAGGAGTGTAGCTCCCGAGTTGCCCCTTGGGGCTGGCCCCTGGGCCCCACACCCCTGGACCCTCATGAGCCTGAACGGCCTTTCTTTGAGGGTCACTTCCTCCGAATGCTGTTTGACCGCATGTCCCGGATTTTGGAACAG CCATACAGCCTGAACCTGCAAGTGACCTCAGTCCTGTCCCGGCTtgccctcttcccccacccccttatcCACGAGTACCTCCTGGATCCCTACATCAACCTGGCCCCTGGCTGCAGGAGTCTGTTCTCTGTGCTCGTCAGG GTGATCGGGGACTTGATGCAGAGAATTCAGAGGGTACCCCAGTTCTCGGGCAAACTGCTCCTGGTGCGCAAGCAGCTGATGGGTCAGGTCCCTGGGGAGCA GAACACACAGGCGGCGCCAGGCATTACCTCACAGTGGGACTGCAGCTGCTGGCTTCGCTCCTGGGCAAGGTAG
- the FAM160B2 gene encoding protein FAM160B2 isoform X3 produces MLSRLGALLQEAVGAREPSIDLLEAFVEHWKGITHYYIESTDENTPAKKTDIPWRLKQMLDILVYEERQQTAAGEAGPCLEYLLQHKILETLCTLGKAEYPPGMRQQVFQFFSKILAQVQHPLLHYLNVHRPVQKLLRLGGTVPGSQTEKEEVQFTTVLCSKIQQDPALFTYILEVSTSGKKMVSRKKSSKEPTTLPREAASVQDKDHARSKAPDMSPCGARALSSQLPAETEEPEGVVGESTLITALIGLCKSKKGRVALKAQENLLLLVSVASPAAATYLVQSSPCCRVVAEHLCQLYQSLPPFLDPADIAALEGISWRLPSAPSDEASFPGKEALAAFLGWFDYCDHLITEAHTVVAEALAKAVAEKFFVEILQPHLLHVSEQSVLTSTALLTAMLRQLRSPVLLREAVAFLLGTDPQPAAPDDGPCTLCAHLIGHCDHLSDEISITTLRLFEELLQKPHEQVIHGLVLCNLEGRHYVARGSPEPESYEDTLDLEEDPYFTDGFLNSSFQPSTKPPPAPATNSDGKTAVTEIVNSFLCLVPEEAKTSAFLEETGYDTYVHDAYGLPYSLNLQVTSVLSRLALFPHPLIHEYLLDPYINLAPGCRSLFSVLVRVIGDLMQRIQRVPQFSGKLLLVRKQLMGQVPGEQLDHQTLLQGVVVLEEFCKELAAIAFVKFPPHGPHLHLSPPREGHV; encoded by the exons ATGCTGAGCCGGCTCGGGGCGCTGCTGCAGGAGGCCGTGGGGGCG CGGGAGCCCAGCATTGACCTGCTGGAGGCCTTCGTGGAGCACTGGAAGGGTATCACGCACTACTACATTGAAAGTACAG ATGAAAACACCCCCGCCAAGAAAACGGATATCCCCTGGCGGCTGAAGCAGATGCTGGACATCCTGGTGTACGAGGAGAGGCAGCAGACGGCAGCTGGCGAGGCTGGGCCCTGTCTGGAGTACCTACTGCAGCACAAAATCCTGGAGACCCTGTGCACACTGGGCAAGGCTGAG TACCCCCCAGGGATGCGACAGCAGGTGTTCCAGTTCTTCAGCAAGATTCTGGCCCAGGTACAGCACCCCCTCCTGCATTACCTCAACGTCCACAGGCCTGTGCAG AAGCTTCTCCGACTTGGTGGGACAGTTCCTGGATCCCAAACAGAAAAGGAGGAGGTACAGTTCACCACCGTGCTCTGCTCCAAGATCCAACAGGACCCAGCCCTGTTCACCTACATCCTGGAAGTGAGCACCTCT GGCAAAAAGATGGTCAGTAGGAAGAAGTCATCCAAAGAGCCCACCACCCTGCCTAGAGAGGCCGCCAGTGTGCAGGACAAGGACCACGCCCGCAGCAAGGCTCCTGACATGAGTCCGTGCGGAGCCCGGGCCTTGAGCTCACAGCTGCCTGCTGAGACAGAGGAGCCAGAAGGAGTGGTTGGGGAAAGCACCCTCATCACCGCCCTGATCGGGCTGTGCAAGAGCAAG AAAGGTCGGGTGGCTCTGAAGGCGCAGGAGAACCTGCTGCTCCTGGTAAGTGTGGCTTCACCTGCCGCTGCCACCTACCTGGTGCAGAGCAGCCCTTGTTGCCGTGTTGTCGCCGAGCACCTCTGCCAGCTATACcagtccctgccccccttcctggACCCAGCGGACATTGCTGCACTAGAGGGCATCAGCTGGAG GTTGCCCAGTGCCCCATCCGATGAAGCTTCCTTCCCTGGCAAGGAGGCCTTGGCTGCCTTTTTGGGCTGGTTTGATTACTGTGACCACCTCATCACAGAGGCACATACG GTGGTTGCCGAGGCCTTGGCAAAGGCTGTGGCTGAGAAGTTTTTCGTGGAGATTCTGCAGCCCCACCTCCTGCATGT CTCTGAGCAGAGTGTCCTGACCTCCACCGCCTTGCTCACGGCCATGCTGCGTCAGCTCCGCTCCCCTGTGCTGCTGCGAGAGGCTGTGGCTTTCCTCCTGGGCACAGACCCACAGCCTGCAGCCCCTGACGACGGCCCCTGCACTCTGTGTGCTCACCTCATCGGGCACTGCGACCACCTCTCGGACGAG ATCAGCATCACCACCCTGCGGTTATTCGAGGAGCTGCTGCAGAAGCCGCATGAGCAGGTCATCCACGGCCTGGTCCTGTGCAACCTGGAGGGCCGCCATTATGTGGCCCGGGGCTCACCCGAGCCCGAGAGCTACGAGGACACCCT AGATCTGGAGGAAGACCCCTACTTCACAGACGGCTTCCTCAACTCCAGCTTTCAGCCCTCCACaaagcctcccccagcccctgccaccaACTCAGATGGCAAAACAGCAGTGACTGAGATCGTCAACAG tttcctctgccTGGTTCCTGAGGAAGCCAAGACCTCGGCTTTCCTGGAAGAGACCGGATATGACACATACGTCCACGATGCTTATGGACTG CCATACAGCCTGAACCTGCAAGTGACCTCAGTCCTGTCCCGGCTtgccctcttcccccacccccttatcCACGAGTACCTCCTGGATCCCTACATCAACCTGGCCCCTGGCTGCAGGAGTCTGTTCTCTGTGCTCGTCAGG GTGATCGGGGACTTGATGCAGAGAATTCAGAGGGTACCCCAGTTCTCGGGCAAACTGCTCCTGGTGCGCAAGCAGCTGATGGGTCAGGTCCCTGGGGAGCA GCTGGACCACCAGACTCTCCTCCAGGGCGTGGTGGTTCTTGAGGAATTCTGCAAGGAGCTGGCTGCTATCGCTTTTGTCAAGTTCCCCCCACATGGTCCTCACCtgcacctctcccctccccgagAAGGGCACGTCTGA
- the FAM160B2 gene encoding protein FAM160B2 isoform X1 — MLSRLGALLQEAVGAREPSIDLLEAFVEHWKGITHYYIESTDENTPAKKTDIPWRLKQMLDILVYEERQQTAAGEAGPCLEYLLQHKILETLCTLGKAEYPPGMRQQVFQFFSKILAQVQHPLLHYLNVHRPVQKLLRLGGTVPGSQTEKEEVQFTTVLCSKIQQDPALFTYILEGKKMVSRKKSSKEPTTLPREAASVQDKDHARSKAPDMSPCGARALSSQLPAETEEPEGVVGESTLITALIGLCKSKKGRVALKAQENLLLLVSVASPAAATYLVQSSPCCRVVAEHLCQLYQSLPPFLDPADIAALEGISWRLPSAPSDEASFPGKEALAAFLGWFDYCDHLITEAHTVVAEALAKAVAEKFFVEILQPHLLHVSEQSVLTSTALLTAMLRQLRSPVLLREAVAFLLGTDPQPAAPDDGPCTLCAHLIGHCDHLSDEISITTLRLFEELLQKPHEQVIHGLVLCNLEGRHYVARGSPEPESYEDTLDLEEDPYFTDGFLNSSFQPSTKPPPAPATNSDGKTAVTEIVNSFLCLVPEEAKTSAFLEETGYDTYVHDAYGLFQECSSRVAPWGWPLGPTPLDPHEPERPFFEGHFLRMLFDRMSRILEQPYSLNLQVTSVLSRLALFPHPLIHEYLLDPYINLAPGCRSLFSVLVRVIGDLMQRIQRVPQFSGKLLLVRKQLMGQVPGEQLDHQTLLQGVVVLEEFCKELAAIAFVKFPPHGPHLHLSPPREGHV; from the exons ATGCTGAGCCGGCTCGGGGCGCTGCTGCAGGAGGCCGTGGGGGCG CGGGAGCCCAGCATTGACCTGCTGGAGGCCTTCGTGGAGCACTGGAAGGGTATCACGCACTACTACATTGAAAGTACAG ATGAAAACACCCCCGCCAAGAAAACGGATATCCCCTGGCGGCTGAAGCAGATGCTGGACATCCTGGTGTACGAGGAGAGGCAGCAGACGGCAGCTGGCGAGGCTGGGCCCTGTCTGGAGTACCTACTGCAGCACAAAATCCTGGAGACCCTGTGCACACTGGGCAAGGCTGAG TACCCCCCAGGGATGCGACAGCAGGTGTTCCAGTTCTTCAGCAAGATTCTGGCCCAGGTACAGCACCCCCTCCTGCATTACCTCAACGTCCACAGGCCTGTGCAG AAGCTTCTCCGACTTGGTGGGACAGTTCCTGGATCCCAAACAGAAAAGGAGGAGGTACAGTTCACCACCGTGCTCTGCTCCAAGATCCAACAGGACCCAGCCCTGTTCACCTACATCCTGGAA GGCAAAAAGATGGTCAGTAGGAAGAAGTCATCCAAAGAGCCCACCACCCTGCCTAGAGAGGCCGCCAGTGTGCAGGACAAGGACCACGCCCGCAGCAAGGCTCCTGACATGAGTCCGTGCGGAGCCCGGGCCTTGAGCTCACAGCTGCCTGCTGAGACAGAGGAGCCAGAAGGAGTGGTTGGGGAAAGCACCCTCATCACCGCCCTGATCGGGCTGTGCAAGAGCAAG AAAGGTCGGGTGGCTCTGAAGGCGCAGGAGAACCTGCTGCTCCTGGTAAGTGTGGCTTCACCTGCCGCTGCCACCTACCTGGTGCAGAGCAGCCCTTGTTGCCGTGTTGTCGCCGAGCACCTCTGCCAGCTATACcagtccctgccccccttcctggACCCAGCGGACATTGCTGCACTAGAGGGCATCAGCTGGAG GTTGCCCAGTGCCCCATCCGATGAAGCTTCCTTCCCTGGCAAGGAGGCCTTGGCTGCCTTTTTGGGCTGGTTTGATTACTGTGACCACCTCATCACAGAGGCACATACG GTGGTTGCCGAGGCCTTGGCAAAGGCTGTGGCTGAGAAGTTTTTCGTGGAGATTCTGCAGCCCCACCTCCTGCATGT CTCTGAGCAGAGTGTCCTGACCTCCACCGCCTTGCTCACGGCCATGCTGCGTCAGCTCCGCTCCCCTGTGCTGCTGCGAGAGGCTGTGGCTTTCCTCCTGGGCACAGACCCACAGCCTGCAGCCCCTGACGACGGCCCCTGCACTCTGTGTGCTCACCTCATCGGGCACTGCGACCACCTCTCGGACGAG ATCAGCATCACCACCCTGCGGTTATTCGAGGAGCTGCTGCAGAAGCCGCATGAGCAGGTCATCCACGGCCTGGTCCTGTGCAACCTGGAGGGCCGCCATTATGTGGCCCGGGGCTCACCCGAGCCCGAGAGCTACGAGGACACCCT AGATCTGGAGGAAGACCCCTACTTCACAGACGGCTTCCTCAACTCCAGCTTTCAGCCCTCCACaaagcctcccccagcccctgccaccaACTCAGATGGCAAAACAGCAGTGACTGAGATCGTCAACAG tttcctctgccTGGTTCCTGAGGAAGCCAAGACCTCGGCTTTCCTGGAAGAGACCGGATATGACACATACGTCCACGATGCTTATGGACTG TTCCAGGAGTGTAGCTCCCGAGTTGCCCCTTGGGGCTGGCCCCTGGGCCCCACACCCCTGGACCCTCATGAGCCTGAACGGCCTTTCTTTGAGGGTCACTTCCTCCGAATGCTGTTTGACCGCATGTCCCGGATTTTGGAACAG CCATACAGCCTGAACCTGCAAGTGACCTCAGTCCTGTCCCGGCTtgccctcttcccccacccccttatcCACGAGTACCTCCTGGATCCCTACATCAACCTGGCCCCTGGCTGCAGGAGTCTGTTCTCTGTGCTCGTCAGG GTGATCGGGGACTTGATGCAGAGAATTCAGAGGGTACCCCAGTTCTCGGGCAAACTGCTCCTGGTGCGCAAGCAGCTGATGGGTCAGGTCCCTGGGGAGCA GCTGGACCACCAGACTCTCCTCCAGGGCGTGGTGGTTCTTGAGGAATTCTGCAAGGAGCTGGCTGCTATCGCTTTTGTCAAGTTCCCCCCACATGGTCCTCACCtgcacctctcccctccccgagAAGGGCACGTCTGA